A DNA window from Pseudomonas tohonis contains the following coding sequences:
- a CDS encoding SDR family oxidoreductase gives MSSNINGKVIVITGASSGLGEATARHLAALGASVVLGARRVDRLDALVSEITAAGGKAVAFATDVTDPAQVRALVQGGIDAFGRIDVLVNNAGLMAIAPLSETPVEEWDRMIDINIKGVLYGIAAALPVFQAQRSGQFINVASVAGHKVFSPGGTVYSGTKFAVRAISDGLRHEVGGDIRVTVISPGAVDSELKLGSSHEESRQALGEFYKLAIPAESVARAIAYAVEQPADVDISEVVLRPTVQDF, from the coding sequence ATGAGCAGCAACATCAACGGCAAAGTCATCGTCATCACCGGCGCCAGCAGCGGCCTCGGCGAAGCCACCGCCCGCCACCTGGCCGCCCTGGGCGCCTCGGTGGTGCTCGGGGCGCGCCGCGTCGACCGTCTCGACGCGCTGGTCAGCGAAATCACCGCTGCCGGCGGCAAGGCCGTGGCCTTCGCCACCGACGTCACCGACCCGGCGCAGGTCCGCGCCCTGGTGCAGGGCGGCATCGACGCCTTCGGCCGCATCGACGTACTGGTCAACAACGCCGGCCTGATGGCCATCGCGCCGCTCTCCGAAACCCCGGTGGAGGAGTGGGACCGCATGATCGACATCAACATCAAGGGCGTGCTCTACGGCATCGCGGCGGCGCTGCCGGTGTTCCAGGCACAGCGCAGCGGCCAGTTCATCAACGTCGCCTCGGTGGCCGGCCACAAGGTGTTCAGCCCGGGCGGCACCGTGTACAGCGGCACCAAGTTCGCCGTGCGGGCCATCAGCGACGGCCTGCGTCATGAAGTGGGCGGCGACATCCGCGTCACCGTCATCTCCCCCGGCGCGGTGGATTCGGAACTGAAGCTGGGCAGCTCCCACGAGGAAAGCCGCCAGGCCCTGGGCGAGTTCTACAAGCTGGCGATCCCCGCCGAATCCGTCGCCCGGGCCATCGCCTATGCGGTGGAACAACCGGCGGACGTGGACATCAGCGAAGTGGTGCTGCGCCCGACCGTGCAGGACTTCTGA
- a CDS encoding DUF2789 domain-containing protein produces MDTTPHNLATLFEQLGLESGHDRIEAFIADHPLADGQKIHEAPFWNDAQSAFLRNALVQDADWAVEVDELAVRLSK; encoded by the coding sequence ATGGATACGACCCCGCACAACCTCGCCACCCTCTTCGAGCAGCTCGGCCTGGAGTCCGGGCACGACAGGATCGAAGCCTTCATCGCCGACCACCCCCTCGCCGACGGGCAGAAGATCCACGAAGCGCCCTTCTGGAACGACGCCCAGAGCGCCTTCCTGCGCAACGCCCTGGTGCAGGACGCCGACTGGGCCGTGGAGGTGGACGAGCTGGCGGTGCGTTTGTCGAAGTGA
- a CDS encoding bleomycin resistance protein, whose translation MHFNALVPELLVVDFARSLDFYCRVLGFEVAYQRPEHRFAYLRFGEAQLMLEEDDGEASEWRVEPLEAPFGRGLNLSIRCADALALIARIEAAGVRLRRGAEERWYRQDEQAHGELNFLLQDPDGYLLRFHQSLGMRAFGGALPPGA comes from the coding sequence ATGCATTTCAATGCCCTGGTCCCGGAGTTGCTGGTCGTCGATTTCGCCCGCAGCCTGGATTTCTACTGCCGTGTCCTGGGGTTCGAAGTGGCGTACCAGCGCCCCGAGCACCGCTTCGCCTACCTGCGCTTCGGCGAGGCCCAGCTGATGCTGGAGGAGGACGACGGCGAGGCCTCGGAGTGGCGGGTCGAGCCTCTGGAAGCGCCGTTCGGGCGCGGACTCAACCTGTCGATCCGATGCGCCGACGCGCTGGCGTTGATCGCGCGCATCGAGGCGGCCGGGGTGAGGTTGCGGCGCGGAGCCGAGGAGCGCTGGTACCGCCAGGACGAGCAGGCGCACGGTGAACTCAATTTCCTCCTGCAGGACCCGGACGGCTACCTGCTGCGCTTCCACCAGAGCCTGGGGATGCGCGCGTTCGGCGGAGCTTTGCCGCCTGGTGCGTGA
- a CDS encoding HlyD family secretion protein — protein MKQPSKQKLTWAAALLAAVAVAAGAWWVLRPVGLGEGFASGNGRIEATEVDVATKLAGRVAEIMVDEGDFLTPGQPVAQMDTQVLQAQLAQAQAQVRQAENARLTAQALVAQRESEQATAKAVVSQREAELVATQKRFARTETLVKRNAMPQQQLDDDRAVMQSAQAALAASRSQVISAQAGIEAAKSQVIEAQSAIEAANASVARLQADIDDCLLKAPRAGRVQYRVAQPGEVLPAGGKLLNLVDLGDVYMTFFLPAGQAGRVHLGDEVRLIIDAVPQYVIPAKVSYVASVAQFTPKSVETASEREKLMFRVKARIDPALLKQHMTAVKTGVPGMAYLRLDAERQWPQHLQVKVP, from the coding sequence ATGAAGCAGCCAAGCAAGCAGAAACTGACCTGGGCGGCGGCGCTGCTGGCCGCCGTGGCGGTGGCCGCCGGCGCCTGGTGGGTGCTGCGGCCGGTCGGCCTGGGCGAGGGGTTTGCCAGCGGCAACGGGCGGATCGAAGCCACCGAGGTGGACGTGGCGACCAAGCTCGCCGGCCGCGTGGCCGAGATCATGGTGGATGAGGGCGACTTCCTCACCCCCGGCCAGCCGGTGGCGCAGATGGACACCCAGGTGCTGCAGGCGCAGCTGGCCCAGGCCCAGGCGCAGGTGCGCCAGGCCGAGAACGCGCGGCTCACCGCCCAGGCGCTGGTGGCCCAGCGTGAGAGCGAGCAGGCCACGGCCAAGGCGGTGGTCAGCCAGCGCGAGGCGGAACTGGTGGCCACCCAGAAGCGCTTCGCCCGTACCGAGACCCTGGTCAAGCGCAACGCCATGCCCCAGCAGCAACTGGACGACGACCGCGCGGTGATGCAGAGCGCCCAGGCGGCACTGGCCGCCTCGCGCTCCCAGGTGATCTCCGCCCAGGCCGGCATCGAGGCGGCCAAGTCCCAGGTGATCGAGGCGCAGTCGGCCATCGAGGCGGCCAATGCCAGCGTCGCCCGCCTGCAGGCGGACATCGACGACTGCCTGCTCAAGGCCCCCCGCGCCGGCCGCGTGCAGTACCGCGTGGCGCAGCCGGGCGAAGTGCTGCCGGCCGGCGGCAAGCTGCTCAACCTGGTGGACCTGGGCGACGTCTACATGACCTTCTTCCTGCCCGCCGGCCAGGCCGGGCGCGTGCACCTGGGCGACGAGGTGCGGCTGATCATCGACGCGGTGCCGCAGTACGTGATCCCCGCCAAGGTCTCCTACGTGGCCAGCGTCGCCCAGTTCACGCCGAAGTCCGTGGAGACCGCCAGCGAGCGCGAGAAGCTGATGTTCCGCGTCAAGGCGCGCATCGACCCGGCGCTGCTCAAGCAGCACATGACCGCCGTGAAGACCGGCGTGCCCGGCATGGCCTACCTGCGCCTGGATGCCGAACGGCAATGGCCGCAGCACCTGCAGGTGAAGGTGCCCTGA
- a CDS encoding LysR family transcriptional regulator: protein MLNRMEMLRIFCIAAESASFREAATRLGASPQTVTRAIKDLEQLVGEPLFHRSTRQVQITAYGELLAAQARETLGSFDQLFQRHVRRGRDEMAGRVGVTAPRSIGRRFVLPLLAELQREHPEIVLDMRLSDQMTDSVDEQIDIGVRMGFIRDRRYIARPTATVPLYVVGAPALVERVGAPEDTDALNRLPTTALIDGNTGRLWPWTFAEGRQLQPQRAAFTTDDQECECEAVLAGVGFGQLPSYLVTPHIRSGRLVRVLVDDESPSWEMFVYRPQRGPVSPRVRRVFDRLVERLSDPRWVPLEP, encoded by the coding sequence ATGCTCAACCGAATGGAAATGCTGCGCATCTTCTGCATCGCCGCCGAGTCCGCCAGCTTCCGCGAAGCCGCCACGCGCCTCGGCGCCTCACCGCAGACGGTGACCCGGGCGATCAAGGACCTGGAGCAACTGGTGGGCGAGCCGCTGTTCCATCGCAGCACGCGCCAGGTGCAGATCACCGCCTACGGCGAACTGCTGGCAGCCCAGGCGCGGGAGACACTGGGCAGCTTCGACCAGCTGTTCCAGCGCCACGTCCGCCGCGGCCGGGACGAGATGGCCGGCCGCGTGGGCGTCACCGCACCGCGTTCGATCGGCCGGCGCTTCGTGCTGCCGCTCTTGGCCGAGTTGCAGCGCGAGCACCCGGAGATCGTGCTGGACATGCGCCTCTCGGACCAGATGACCGACTCGGTCGACGAGCAGATCGACATCGGCGTGCGCATGGGCTTCATCCGCGACCGCCGCTACATCGCGCGCCCCACGGCGACCGTGCCGCTGTACGTGGTGGGTGCGCCGGCACTGGTCGAGCGCGTCGGCGCCCCGGAAGACACCGACGCCCTGAACCGGCTGCCGACCACCGCGCTGATCGACGGCAATACCGGGCGCCTCTGGCCCTGGACCTTCGCCGAGGGCCGCCAGCTGCAACCGCAGCGTGCCGCCTTCACCACCGACGACCAGGAGTGCGAATGCGAGGCGGTGCTGGCGGGCGTCGGCTTCGGGCAACTGCCCAGCTACCTGGTCACCCCGCACATCCGCAGCGGACGCCTGGTTCGGGTGCTGGTCGACGACGAATCGCCGTCCTGGGAGATGTTCGTCTACCGGCCCCAGCGCGGGCCGGTATCGCCACGGGTAAGGCGGGTGTTCGACCGCCTGGTGGAACGGCTTTCCGACCCGCGATGGGTGCCGCTGGAGCCGTAG